The Zobellia alginiliquefaciens genome contains a region encoding:
- a CDS encoding ZIP family metal transporter has protein sequence MNYALPIFAVLLSFAFVYLVKPDNKSYFKLLLAFSGAFLLALTLFELFPSVYEHGDPKNVGLFVMLGILLQIILEYFSKGAEHGHVHLDKEKELFPWLLFGSLCLHSFLEGFPIHHHNTIIYGILIHKVPIAVILSIFLLNSKIPLIKAFLFITVFSLMTPLGSYIAEHTQLADTYFASINALVIGVFLHISTVILFESSEGHTFNLRKIVAILLGIIIAYFL, from the coding sequence ATGAATTACGCCTTACCAATTTTTGCCGTTCTGCTGAGTTTTGCTTTTGTATACCTTGTAAAACCTGATAACAAAAGTTATTTTAAACTACTTCTGGCGTTTAGTGGTGCTTTTTTATTGGCGCTTACCTTGTTTGAACTTTTTCCATCGGTGTATGAACACGGAGATCCTAAAAATGTTGGGCTTTTTGTGATGCTGGGAATCTTACTTCAGATAATTTTGGAGTATTTTTCTAAAGGGGCCGAACACGGCCATGTACATTTAGATAAAGAAAAAGAACTTTTCCCTTGGTTGTTGTTCGGTAGTCTTTGCCTTCATTCCTTTTTAGAAGGTTTTCCCATACACCACCACAACACTATTATTTACGGCATATTAATCCATAAAGTACCTATAGCTGTTATATTGAGTATCTTTCTCTTAAACTCTAAAATACCACTAATAAAGGCCTTTTTGTTTATCACCGTATTTTCATTAATGACCCCACTAGGCAGTTATATTGCAGAGCACACCCAATTAGCAGACACTTATTTTGCCTCAATTAACGCATTGGTCATTGGTGTATTTTTACATATTTCTACGGTTATACTTTTCGAAAGTTCCGAAGGACATACCTTTAATTTACGAAAAATAGTAGCCATACTTTTGGGCATTATAATCGCTTATTTTTTATAA
- a CDS encoding DUF4268 domain-containing protein translates to MFSKAESKKLREDFWIAFGKSYPRKWILYNTKIKGLVFKFHFNLKKAMVSIDIETDDLEKRITLWEKFQSLQSLLQSEDYLPDAIFDEAFFLSNGKEISRIYVTLENVSIHNKNTWQETMIFLSEQMNQVELFFEDFREILE, encoded by the coding sequence ATGTTCAGCAAAGCCGAGTCAAAAAAACTACGCGAAGACTTTTGGATTGCCTTTGGCAAATCATATCCTCGTAAGTGGATACTCTACAACACCAAGATAAAAGGCCTTGTTTTTAAGTTTCATTTCAATTTAAAAAAGGCAATGGTTTCCATTGATATAGAAACCGATGACCTTGAAAAACGAATTACACTTTGGGAAAAATTTCAATCGTTGCAATCGTTACTTCAATCTGAAGACTACCTGCCAGATGCTATTTTTGACGAAGCCTTTTTTCTATCCAACGGGAAAGAGATTTCTAGAATATACGTTACCCTAGAAAACGTATCCATCCACAATAAAAATACATGGCAAGAAACCATGATATTTTTGAGCGAACAAATGAACCAAGTAGAACTGTTCTTTGAAGATTTCAGGGAGATTTTGGAATAG
- the uxuA gene encoding mannonate dehydratase: MEYLKKTYRWFGPNFGVTLADITQLGAEGIVTACHSVATGEVWPEETISDIKSEIEQHGMEWSVVESVNIHNAIKYGLPERDLYIQNYIQTLKNLAKHNIYTICYNFMPLIDWTRTNLDYQLPNGTSSLLYDPIAIAAFDLFILQRERAVEVYEEQVISKAEAYFKRLTIEEKKALESAVLAGLPGSKEPIPISVFRQNLAVVSQISKEELRENLVYFLKAILPEAEKLGIKMAIHPDDPPFSVFGIPRIASSYDDFQFVKDCYPSINNGFTFCSGSLGASAKNDLVKIVEDFGDSIHFVHLRNVQLSTTGEFYEAEHLNGTVPMAAVMEAFIKEQLKRMGLGRTDIAIPLRPDHGHVLLDDKKRQQEFYPGYSLIGRALGMAQLSGLENGIRHQMKLS, encoded by the coding sequence ATGGAATACTTAAAGAAAACATACCGCTGGTTTGGACCAAATTTTGGGGTGACTTTAGCTGACATTACTCAACTGGGAGCAGAGGGTATAGTTACGGCTTGCCATAGTGTGGCTACAGGAGAGGTTTGGCCGGAAGAGACTATATCGGATATTAAATCTGAAATAGAACAACACGGTATGGAATGGTCCGTTGTGGAAAGTGTGAATATTCACAACGCTATAAAGTACGGACTGCCGGAAAGAGATCTCTATATTCAGAACTACATTCAAACCTTAAAAAACCTAGCGAAGCATAACATTTATACTATTTGTTACAATTTTATGCCGCTTATTGATTGGACTCGTACCAACCTCGATTATCAATTGCCCAACGGGACTTCTAGTTTGCTTTATGACCCAATTGCCATAGCTGCATTTGATTTATTTATTTTACAACGGGAACGTGCTGTTGAGGTATATGAAGAGCAGGTTATTTCTAAAGCGGAAGCCTATTTTAAACGTTTGACAATTGAAGAAAAGAAAGCATTGGAGAGTGCTGTTTTGGCAGGTTTACCGGGTAGTAAGGAACCTATTCCTATATCCGTTTTTAGGCAAAACCTGGCAGTGGTTAGTCAAATTTCAAAAGAAGAGCTTCGGGAAAATCTTGTGTATTTTCTTAAGGCTATACTACCCGAAGCCGAGAAGTTGGGTATTAAAATGGCGATACATCCAGATGACCCGCCGTTTTCGGTTTTTGGTATTCCACGAATAGCTTCTTCCTATGATGATTTTCAGTTTGTTAAAGACTGTTACCCTTCAATTAATAATGGTTTTACTTTTTGCTCCGGCTCTTTGGGTGCATCGGCCAAAAATGATTTGGTAAAAATTGTGGAAGACTTTGGTGATTCTATTCATTTTGTTCATTTAAGAAATGTGCAGCTAAGTACCACAGGAGAATTCTATGAGGCGGAACACCTTAACGGTACGGTGCCCATGGCCGCGGTTATGGAAGCTTTTATAAAAGAGCAGCTAAAAAGGATGGGTTTAGGTCGTACGGATATTGCTATTCCTTTGCGGCCCGATCACGGTCATGTTTTACTGGATGATAAAAAAAGACAACAAGAATTTTACCCGGGATACTCACTAATTGGTAGAGCTCTGGGTATGGCACAGCTTTCGGGACTGGAAAATGGTATTCGCCATCAGATGAAGCTTTCCTGA
- a CDS encoding SDR family oxidoreductase, which yields MNEFFDLRGKTIALSGGTGVLGGSIAEYLVQNGARVILLGRSPDKLDAKREALNTISEKSAASYVVDVMKESQLISLREKIRDKHSKIDGLVNLAGGNLPGATLQPDQTIFDISLSDTKEVVDLNLFGSVLPTIVLSQLMVEQGKGTIINISSMASKQSITRVLGYSMAKAGIEIFTKWMAEELATKFSDKIRVNAIAPGFFIGNQNRKILINEDGSHTERSKKILAKTPMNRFGDASELNGMVHYLLSEASSFVTGTVYDVDGGFNSFTGV from the coding sequence ATGAACGAGTTTTTTGATTTAAGAGGAAAAACAATAGCCCTGTCTGGTGGTACGGGAGTTTTAGGTGGTTCCATAGCGGAATACCTTGTACAGAATGGTGCTCGTGTGATTTTATTGGGAAGATCTCCTGATAAACTGGACGCCAAGCGTGAGGCGTTAAATACGATCAGTGAAAAAAGTGCTGCTTCATACGTTGTTGATGTTATGAAAGAAAGCCAGCTAATTAGCCTTCGTGAAAAAATAAGGGACAAACACAGTAAAATAGATGGTTTGGTAAATTTGGCTGGAGGTAACCTTCCGGGAGCTACATTACAGCCTGATCAGACTATTTTTGATATTTCGTTGAGCGATACAAAAGAAGTGGTTGATTTGAATCTTTTTGGTAGCGTACTGCCAACCATTGTGTTGAGTCAACTGATGGTAGAGCAGGGGAAAGGCACCATAATAAATATTTCTTCCATGGCTTCTAAGCAGTCCATAACAAGGGTGTTGGGCTATTCCATGGCTAAGGCCGGTATCGAAATTTTTACTAAGTGGATGGCGGAAGAACTGGCTACTAAATTCAGTGATAAAATTAGGGTTAATGCTATTGCACCAGGCTTTTTCATTGGAAATCAAAACCGAAAAATTTTAATTAATGAAGATGGTTCCCATACGGAGCGAAGCAAAAAAATACTGGCAAAAACACCTATGAACCGTTTTGGTGATGCCTCCGAACTCAACGGAATGGTGCACTATCTTTTAAGTGAAGCTTCTTCTTTTGTCACGGGAACGGTATATGATGTAGATGGAGGTTTCAATTCTTTTACCGGAGTTTAG
- a CDS encoding putative oxidoreductase C-terminal domain-containing protein, translated as MKKNIAFLVLLLGIACGEKKTEDKMVETDTQAKVKLMTLDPGHFHAALVQKTMYPQVDSTIYLFAPDGPEVNDFLNKIDSYNSRETDPTSWKVNEYLGDDYLEKMIADKPGNVMIVAGKNSKKIDYVLEAVKAGLNVYADKPLVINPEGFKKLQQAFEIAEKNGVLIYDIMTERFESTTLMQKTFSDIPEIFGELIDGSVEEPAISKESVHHFFKYVSGQPLVRPAWFFDVNEEGEGIVDVTTHLVDLVQWEAFPNQIIDTTSINMVKAKRWPTVLTKEEFQKVTGLDSYPEYLEKDIENDKLNVFCNGEMIYNINGKYAKVSVIWNYQAPEGTGDTHYSIMRGTKSDLIIKQGEEEGYKPTLYIAPKEQDGFDGLLKTAIDDRINAQFAGTTMEKTDDGTYRVNIPDEFKIGHEAHFGQVTENYLKYLEAGELPEWEVPNMISKYYTTTKAYELAKK; from the coding sequence ATGAAAAAGAATATTGCATTTTTAGTTTTACTGCTCGGCATTGCTTGTGGTGAAAAAAAAACAGAAGATAAAATGGTTGAAACCGATACACAAGCTAAAGTTAAGTTAATGACATTGGATCCAGGTCATTTTCATGCGGCTTTGGTACAGAAAACAATGTATCCCCAAGTAGATTCTACAATTTATCTTTTTGCTCCTGATGGTCCTGAAGTCAATGATTTCCTTAATAAAATAGATTCTTATAATTCCCGGGAGACGGACCCTACTTCTTGGAAAGTAAATGAATACTTAGGCGATGATTATCTGGAAAAGATGATTGCTGATAAACCTGGTAATGTTATGATTGTGGCTGGGAAAAATAGTAAGAAAATCGATTATGTTCTTGAGGCAGTGAAAGCCGGGTTGAATGTATATGCGGACAAACCTTTGGTGATTAATCCCGAAGGATTTAAGAAGTTACAGCAGGCTTTTGAGATAGCGGAAAAGAACGGAGTGTTGATTTACGACATCATGACCGAGCGTTTTGAGTCCACCACTTTAATGCAGAAAACTTTTTCGGATATACCTGAAATATTTGGGGAATTAATTGATGGTTCTGTGGAAGAGCCCGCTATTAGCAAAGAAAGCGTACATCATTTTTTTAAGTATGTTTCCGGTCAACCGTTGGTGCGTCCGGCCTGGTTTTTTGATGTGAATGAAGAGGGCGAAGGTATTGTAGATGTTACCACACATTTGGTAGATTTGGTTCAGTGGGAAGCTTTTCCGAATCAGATAATCGACACTACTAGCATTAATATGGTGAAAGCCAAGCGCTGGCCTACCGTGCTGACCAAAGAAGAATTTCAGAAAGTTACGGGTCTTGATTCCTATCCAGAGTATTTAGAAAAGGATATAGAGAATGATAAGTTGAATGTCTTTTGCAACGGAGAGATGATATACAACATCAACGGAAAGTATGCTAAGGTTTCGGTGATATGGAATTATCAGGCGCCAGAGGGTACTGGGGACACGCACTACAGTATCATGCGGGGTACAAAAAGCGACTTGATAATCAAACAAGGAGAAGAAGAAGGCTATAAGCCAACTTTATACATTGCACCGAAAGAGCAAGACGGGTTTGATGGACTATTGAAAACCGCTATTGATGATAGGATAAATGCTCAGTTTGCAGGAACGACCATGGAAAAAACGGATGACGGAACGTATCGCGTAAACATACCCGATGAATTTAAAATTGGACATGAGGCGCATTTTGGACAGGTTACGGAGAATTATCTAAAATATTTGGAAGCTGGAGAATTACCAGAGTGGGAAGTGCCCAATATGATCAGTAAATATTACACGACAACAAAGGCATATGAACTGGCGAAGAAATAA
- a CDS encoding Gfo/Idh/MocA family protein, producing MERRKFINRTALSTAALVGFPSIVPAHVLGKNAPSNKINIGQIGCGRIARSHDIHDTIRFDQANYLAVCDLDSKRAADAKLLVDGFYQKKTGKAKYVRTKVYDDYREMLLNKDIDAVVISTPDHWHSQPAMEAALAGKDIYLQKPTSLTVREGQQLRDVIQKTGAILQVGTQQRAMPQFRIAAELVRNGRIGKIHTVKIGLPGDPAGPEAPAMPVPSNLNFDMWLGSTPEVPYTEIGVHPQADYSRPGWLRSRNYGAGMITGWGQHHYDSAAWGMNTELSGPVSVEALAEFPKSGLWNVHGDFFVKHEYDNGITVYTSGGYTNGIRYEGSDGWIFVSRGSYQASATDPVDKEKSSKALNASDPKILESVIGENEIHLEKIDDQHGNWLDCIKTRKAPISPIEKGHKACAICLISDIAMQFDRKLEWDYDKEVFINDDEANAMLRREQRKPYGTDTVKY from the coding sequence ATGGAAAGAAGAAAATTTATAAACAGAACAGCTTTAAGTACCGCCGCTTTAGTAGGTTTTCCTAGTATTGTACCGGCTCATGTTTTGGGTAAAAATGCACCCAGTAATAAAATAAACATAGGTCAGATAGGTTGTGGGCGTATTGCTAGGAGCCACGATATTCATGATACAATTAGGTTTGATCAGGCAAATTATTTAGCCGTTTGTGATCTTGATTCCAAGAGAGCGGCAGACGCTAAACTTTTGGTAGATGGTTTCTATCAGAAAAAAACGGGCAAGGCTAAGTATGTCCGTACAAAGGTTTATGATGATTATAGAGAAATGCTTTTGAACAAAGATATTGATGCCGTAGTAATTAGTACACCGGACCATTGGCATTCGCAACCCGCTATGGAAGCTGCTTTGGCGGGAAAAGATATTTACCTTCAAAAACCTACATCCCTAACGGTTAGGGAGGGACAGCAATTAAGAGATGTTATTCAGAAAACGGGTGCCATTCTTCAGGTAGGAACACAGCAACGTGCCATGCCTCAATTTAGAATTGCGGCAGAATTAGTGAGGAATGGGCGCATTGGTAAAATACATACCGTAAAAATTGGTTTGCCCGGTGATCCTGCAGGTCCTGAGGCACCTGCAATGCCCGTGCCGTCAAACCTGAATTTTGACATGTGGTTGGGATCTACTCCAGAAGTTCCTTATACGGAAATTGGGGTGCATCCTCAAGCCGACTATAGCAGACCGGGATGGTTGCGCTCACGAAATTATGGAGCTGGCATGATTACCGGTTGGGGTCAGCATCACTACGATTCTGCCGCATGGGGTATGAATACAGAGTTAAGCGGACCAGTATCCGTGGAAGCTCTAGCAGAATTTCCGAAGTCGGGATTATGGAATGTACATGGAGATTTCTTCGTGAAGCATGAATATGATAATGGTATTACCGTTTACACCAGTGGAGGCTATACCAACGGAATCCGTTATGAAGGTTCTGATGGATGGATTTTCGTCTCTCGTGGTTCGTATCAAGCTTCGGCTACAGACCCAGTGGATAAAGAAAAGAGTAGTAAAGCGTTAAACGCTTCGGATCCTAAAATTTTGGAATCAGTAATCGGTGAAAATGAAATCCATTTAGAAAAAATTGATGACCAGCATGGTAACTGGTTAGATTGTATCAAAACCAGAAAAGCCCCTATCTCTCCTATTGAAAAAGGACATAAGGCTTGTGCTATTTGCTTGATTAGTGATATAGCCATGCAGTTTGATAGAAAACTGGAGTGGGATTATGATAAAGAAGTGTTTATTAATGATGATGAGGCCAATGCCATGTTGCGCCGCGAGCAAAGAAAACCTTACGGAACGGATACCGTAAAGTATTAA
- a CDS encoding PmoA family protein produces MSRVLLLILSIVLFSSCTSDKSIQFSLKKGNGIFLAQPVSFDLTKAEVAQIDIKKPMVLFQEKDGESVEIPFQIDEEENRIWFVPADDTQNYRLQNGSPSAKSDAGISEQKQGGSLQLNFQNKPAVSYRYEMTYPPEGVDSIFKKSGYIHPIITPKGDTITRIQPDDHYHHYGLWGPWTHTQVDGERVDFWNLGDGMGTVLFKEFKDTQSGDIFSSFTAAQEHIDLKTKTEPQVAMNEALEVKLWTLNRPDRYMFDYTTRFNSPLENGILFEAYRYGGGIGLRFNERWKADNCSVLTSEGNDRLTADGTNAKWCIVSGTSSDGKGTNGILFMSHPTNRKHPEPMRIWPIDANGGRGDMFFEFCPIRHEEWKIEPNKDYELNYRMVVFDGTLNAEEAEAYWQSFAKQNQVELINK; encoded by the coding sequence ATGAGTAGAGTTCTTTTATTAATACTATCAATTGTGCTGTTTTCATCCTGCACAAGTGATAAATCGATTCAGTTTTCTTTAAAAAAGGGTAACGGAATTTTTTTAGCACAACCGGTTAGTTTCGACTTGACCAAAGCAGAGGTTGCTCAAATCGATATAAAAAAGCCAATGGTTCTTTTTCAAGAGAAAGATGGAGAGTCCGTAGAGATTCCTTTTCAGATAGATGAAGAAGAAAATCGCATTTGGTTTGTGCCTGCCGATGATACTCAAAATTATCGGTTGCAAAACGGAAGTCCATCCGCAAAATCAGATGCTGGCATTTCAGAACAAAAGCAAGGGGGTAGCTTACAGCTTAATTTTCAAAACAAGCCTGCTGTTTCCTATCGGTATGAAATGACGTATCCACCGGAAGGTGTAGATTCTATTTTTAAAAAATCAGGATATATTCACCCGATTATCACACCAAAAGGAGATACGATTACTCGTATACAACCAGATGATCACTATCATCATTATGGACTTTGGGGTCCGTGGACACATACACAAGTAGATGGGGAAAGGGTGGATTTTTGGAACCTTGGTGATGGTATGGGTACCGTACTGTTTAAAGAGTTCAAGGACACTCAATCTGGAGATATCTTTTCGTCCTTTACGGCTGCTCAAGAGCATATAGATTTAAAAACCAAAACGGAACCTCAGGTGGCAATGAACGAAGCGCTTGAAGTTAAATTATGGACGTTAAACCGTCCTGATCGCTATATGTTCGATTATACGACGCGGTTCAACTCTCCATTAGAAAACGGAATTTTATTTGAAGCATACCGCTATGGTGGTGGAATAGGTTTACGATTTAACGAACGGTGGAAAGCTGATAATTGTTCGGTTTTAACTTCTGAAGGTAACGACCGTTTAACTGCCGATGGAACCAATGCCAAATGGTGCATTGTATCTGGTACTTCTTCGGATGGAAAAGGCACAAATGGAATTCTGTTTATGAGTCATCCAACGAACAGAAAGCATCCTGAACCCATGAGAATATGGCCTATTGATGCTAACGGAGGTAGAGGCGATATGTTCTTTGAATTTTGCCCTATTCGTCATGAAGAATGGAAAATAGAACCAAATAAAGATTATGAATTGAATTACAGAATGGTTGTTTTTGATGGTACTTTAAATGCTGAGGAGGCAGAAGCGTACTGGCAGTCGTTCGCAAAACAGAACCAAGTAGAATTAATCAATAAATAG
- a CDS encoding RagB/SusD family nutrient uptake outer membrane protein, translating to MKNIYTNYLRNLIRFFLVALFIPISCSKDFLDQEPKSFFTPENALNTPEGLNAILSQALTGIRGEFYGDGAPMITENIFSEVSIEGTTDKAGPAQDLNAQILPDANNNSSNTNKINWYWESFYEGIKFANTVIDRLDDAEFDSAEQRADILGRALFHRAYRYYRLTHQFGDIPFVLEEISGPKLDFVSTERDVVLRKIQEDLNMAASMVNEVASGGEVTRGAVLHLLTKVNLALGDFDEAITSASQVIDGGQYALMTERFGINANDDTKDITWDLHRVENKSIPGNTEGILVAIDRLEFREQGATSDGTSIQRQAVPLWWRFINTPDGQNGMSDSPEAEINLVTDIGRGIGRNRGTNYSTKEIWKDANNDQRHKLGNWYDMEDLVYNAPSLKESGNSFYGKNLELYLPDGTPLCSDTIRNWYGFPQYKFLVPDPTATRPAGGHGDWYVYRIAETYLLRAEAYFWNNNNALAAADINAVRQRAEADPISATDVNIDMILDERARELYYEESRKTELTRIAYIFARTGRTAYNGKSYNLDNFSQDNFWYDRIMDVTDFYNVPGLKTIFGVSFTMSPYHVLWPIPASAINANTQGRINQNEGYPGAELNIAPLTSVPEESDN from the coding sequence ATGAAAAATATATATACAAACTATTTGAGAAATCTGATACGATTTTTTCTGGTGGCACTTTTCATTCCGATTTCTTGTTCAAAAGATTTTTTGGATCAAGAACCAAAGTCATTCTTTACACCTGAAAATGCTTTGAATACACCTGAAGGATTAAATGCGATTCTTTCACAAGCACTTACGGGTATCCGCGGCGAATTTTACGGAGATGGCGCGCCTATGATTACGGAGAACATTTTTTCCGAGGTTTCTATTGAGGGTACAACCGATAAGGCGGGGCCAGCACAGGATTTGAATGCTCAGATTTTACCAGATGCTAATAACAATAGTAGTAATACCAACAAAATCAACTGGTATTGGGAGAGTTTTTACGAGGGTATCAAATTTGCAAATACGGTTATTGATAGGTTAGACGATGCAGAGTTTGATAGTGCCGAACAGCGAGCTGATATTTTAGGTAGAGCTCTATTTCATAGAGCATATCGTTATTACCGATTGACGCATCAGTTTGGCGATATTCCTTTTGTATTAGAAGAAATAAGTGGACCAAAATTAGATTTTGTTTCAACGGAGAGAGATGTTGTTCTAAGAAAAATTCAAGAAGATTTGAATATGGCGGCATCCATGGTTAATGAAGTGGCATCTGGGGGAGAAGTTACAAGAGGGGCTGTTTTACATCTGTTAACGAAAGTAAATCTTGCTTTGGGTGATTTTGATGAAGCCATAACTTCGGCATCACAGGTTATAGATGGGGGACAGTATGCTTTAATGACGGAAAGGTTTGGTATTAATGCTAACGACGATACTAAAGATATAACCTGGGATTTACATCGAGTCGAAAATAAAAGTATACCAGGTAACACTGAAGGGATTTTAGTAGCGATAGATCGTTTGGAGTTTCGTGAACAAGGGGCTACAAGTGATGGTACCAGTATTCAGAGACAGGCGGTACCTTTATGGTGGCGTTTTATCAATACGCCAGATGGTCAGAACGGAATGTCTGACTCTCCGGAGGCAGAAATTAATCTGGTTACGGATATAGGCAGAGGAATAGGAAGAAACAGAGGAACCAATTATAGTACCAAAGAAATTTGGAAAGATGCTAACAATGATCAAAGACATAAGCTTGGTAATTGGTACGATATGGAAGATTTGGTTTATAATGCACCAAGTTTAAAGGAATCCGGGAATAGTTTTTATGGTAAGAATTTAGAATTGTACTTGCCAGACGGAACTCCTCTTTGTTCTGATACCATCAGAAATTGGTACGGATTTCCTCAATATAAATTTTTGGTTCCAGACCCAACGGCTACAAGACCAGCAGGAGGTCACGGAGACTGGTATGTCTATCGTATTGCAGAAACTTACTTATTACGGGCCGAAGCTTATTTTTGGAACAATAATAATGCTCTCGCCGCGGCAGACATAAATGCGGTTAGGCAAAGAGCTGAAGCTGATCCAATTTCCGCTACAGATGTTAATATAGATATGATTCTAGATGAGCGTGCAAGAGAGTTGTACTATGAAGAAAGCAGAAAAACCGAACTTACGAGAATAGCTTACATCTTTGCTAGAACGGGAAGAACGGCTTATAATGGTAAGTCATATAATTTAGATAATTTCTCTCAAGACAATTTTTGGTATGATAGAATTATGGATGTGACGGATTTTTATAATGTTCCAGGTCTCAAAACTATTTTTGGAGTGTCTTTTACCATGAGTCCGTACCATGTTCTGTGGCCTATTCCGGCTTCGGCTATAAATGCAAATACACAGGGGCGTATCAATCAAAATGAAGGATATCCCGGTGCAGAATTAAATATAGCGCCGCTTACCAGTGTTCCTGAAGAAAGCGACAATTAA